The Caldivirga sp. genome contains the following window.
GTCTAGATGGCTACAGTGATAATACTGTGGAGCAGGCTGGTGTACTTGGAGAATGCGAGCATGGGAAAGCCTACTACTATGCCTGGTACGAATTCTACCCATCACCTGCAGTATTCATATCCGGTTTCACAGTTAAACCGGGTGATAAAATATCGGTTACGGTTAGTTACATTGGCAATAGTGAATTTAAGGTTACGATAAATGATGTTAGCGAGAGTGAAAGTTACACTACGACTGGTTCTGTTAGTGGCGCTGAGTTATCATCTGCAGAGTGCATTCTGGAGAGACCAATGGTTAATGGCCACTTATCCACACTAGCAAACTTCGGTACAGCCTACTATGGCCAGGACTATACAAGCATCCCTGGCACATGCTACGCAACAATTAATGGAGTTACTGAACCCTTTGGATCATTCCCATCAGTAACCAGTATAACCATGGTTAATTATAATGGTGAAACCCTAGCCTATCCATCAGCACTATCATCCGACGGCTCAAGCTTCACTGTAACATACGGTTAGGCTTCAAGTGCAGGGTAAGGCATTCACTTAAATTAAATTAGTTTTAATTCACTAATCATTAATAATTGATCTAATGTTCATGTAACTACTGAAGACTCATTAATTATATTATTTTATATTAAAATATTAATGATACTGTAGTTCCCTCATTTATATTAGTCTATATTTTACTTAAACTAACTAGGTAGTGAGAATTATGAGACATAAAGTTTATTAATACCATTCGGGTAACCCTAATTATGGGCCTCACGGTGAGCAGCAAGGAACTAATACTGGCTGTAACGGTTGCATTAGCAATAATAGTTGCTATACTTTCCCTACCTGACATACTTGAACCCATAGCTAAAAACATAGTTAAATCAATGGGGCCATATTGGCTACTCGCAGTATTAGTAATTGGGATTATTCATGGTTTGAAACCTGACGAACACACTTGGCCAATAACAGTATCCTACGGTTTAATGCAGAGGACGATAAGGGGCGTTATCTTATCAACAATAGTCTTCACAGGTGCATTAACCTTAGTTTGGACCCTAATGAGCGCACTAGTTGGTCAACTAATGGGCTTACTAGATGTAGATGTCTTGAAGCCTTACGTAGACTTAACAGTAGGGGTAACTATGGTTGGTGTTGCAGCCTACCTAGTTTTCGGCAACCATGAGGAACATGAGGGTATTAGGACCGCTGACTTCAAGTTAATTTGGATTCATGGCTTAGCCGCAGCCTTTGGCGGTGACTTCATAATAGTACTAATATTAACCATTGCCTTAGTACCAGCAATGCCCAGTAACTTATCATTCCTAGTGGGCTTCATGTTTGGCTTCGGATCATGGGCCTCACAAACCCTAATAGTGCTACTAGTCTATAAGGGTGTTATGCGTAGTGTTAAGGATTGGAGCGTGATGGCTAAGGCCGGTAGGTTAGCCTTAGGAATACTGGGAATATTCATGATTTCACTAGGCGTGTTCTCAATGTTCCATGATTAACAGGCAGTGGTACCTCTATAATATTTAATATGGCTGTAAAGTACCGCATTCCCTTAGTCTTGACGTCACCGTAAGTCCTAAACCTTATAGTGAATTAAGTTAACTGGGTTTAAACATTAAGGCGTACGGGAACTAATGTAGATTTATAAATAACTATACTGCGTCTTTAGAATGGGTCATTTCACTAAACCACCGTGGATTAGTCAAATTGGTGGAGTTGCATCAGAACACCCTGTAGCTAGTAATGTTGGCGTAGAGGTGTTGAGAAGTGGGGGTAACGCCTTTGACGCTGCAGTAGCAGTCTCACTTACCTTGGCTGTGGTTCAACCCCACTTGGGTGGGTTAGGTTCAGACCTAGTTGCCTTAACCTATGAGGCTAGTGAGGGTGAGGTGGAATTCCTAAACGCCACCGGTTGGGCCCCAGCAGGGTTAAGTAAAGGATTATTAGAGTCTAGGGGATTAAATGGGGTACCATTAAGGGGTCCCTTATCTCCAGTGGTTCCAGGCATGTTAGCTGGCTTATACTCAATGTGGAGGAGGTTTGGGTCCATTGAGTGGCGCAGCTTAGTTAACTATGTAATTAAGGCTGTTGAACCAGGCTTCCCAGCGGGCCCCAGTTTAGTTAGGGCTATTGGGAGTGTGGTTAAAACTGGCGCTATTGATGATTCATTTAAGGCTGTTTACCCAATTAATGCGGAACCTTGGAGTATTGTTAAGATACCTAAACTTATTAAGGCACTTAGGTTAATTGCTGAGGAAGGCGATGAGGCGTTTTACAATGGTGAAATAGGGGAATCAATAATTACCCAC
Protein-coding sequences here:
- a CDS encoding G1 family glutamic endopeptidase, whose product is MKNRGIVLGASVLALTLLMLVLSLSTAKLVVFSHQMIKVSQVNGQVASLNWAGYVVPANKYTVTSVAGSFIVPSLTCSKQTTYVALWAGLDGYSDNTVEQAGVLGECEHGKAYYYAWYEFYPSPAVFISGFTVKPGDKISVTVSYIGNSEFKVTINDVSESESYTTTGSVSGAELSSAECILERPMVNGHLSTLANFGTAYYGQDYTSIPGTCYATINGVTEPFGSFPSVTSITMVNYNGETLAYPSALSSDGSSFTVTYG